ccgCCAGGAGGACAGCACGTGGAACTCGCCGGAAGTCTAGCTCAGGGTCTGGGTGGCACTAGGGTCCTGGGGTCTGACAGGCGCGGAGAAGAGAGGACGCTCGAAAGAGCCGGGAAGCTCGAGGACCCTGGGGAAGGTGTGCAGAGTGGCGAGACGGAGAGCCGGTTGGCGTGGGGGCTTCTCTGTGACCCGCTGTTCATCCCTGCAGCCTACGGCGAGAAGGCTACACGGTGCAGGTGAACGTGAACGACTATCTGGATATTTACTGCCCGCACTACAACAGTTCGGGGCCCGGCGGCGGGGCGGAGCAGTACGTGCTGTACATGGTGAGCCGCGCCGGTTACCACGCTTgcaacgccagccagggcttcaagcgCTGGGAGTGCAACCGACCGCACGCGCCCCACAGCCCCATCAAGTTCTCGGAAAAGTTCCAGCGCTATAGCGCCTTCTCGCTGGGCTACGAGTTTCACGCCGGCCACGAGTACTACTACATCTGTGAGTGACAGCCAGGGGTGGGGTCCCCAGGGTCCGAGGGAGGGCCGACGGGCAGTCACCAGGTCTCCATGGAGTGATATTCCATACCGGGTGTGGGCGCTGAGGACCTCGGGATTTCAGCTCAGGCAGGGTCTCGAGGCTGAGGGAGGTGTTTGGTGACAGTCCTAAGTTCGGGTCGCAGTCAGTTTCTGCGGGACCTCAGGGGCCCGGGTTTCTTGAGGTCTGGGACCAAAGGGGCTTCAGGGGCCGATGGCAGAACCTCGTGACCAGTGTTGCAAAGTTGGGGAGCTACTGAAGGAGACTGCCCGGGAGGGGGCagtaggggtgggtgggtgaggagaGTTTTTGAATGAGGGCTAGGGGTGCAAACCCTGAGAGAGCCACTCAGGCCCTGTCTCCTCCCCAGCCACGCCCACCCACAACCTGCACTGGAAGTGTCTGAGGATGAAGGTGTTCGTCTGCTGCGCCTCCAGTGAGTATAACCGGCTCCCAGCCGAGACCTCATACTTGGCTCCCCTGCTTTGGGGCTCCCCTGGCTTCCCGGGGGTGAGGGCGGAGGGCACAGGAAAGGAGGACTCGCTCCCCAGCTGTAGCAGGGGGAGGGGATCCTGGCCCtgactctcccctcctctctccccacccgcACCTCACCCCGCAGCATCGCACTCCGGGGAGAAGCCGGTCCCCACTCTCCCCCAGTTCACCATGGGCCCCAATGTGAAGATCAACGTACTGGGTGAGTGCGcagcgccctctggtggccactGCTGGAACCGCAGTCCCCGCCCTGGTGCCTGCTCACCTTGCATGCCTTTCCCCTGGGTACACCGATCTCTCCTACCCACGTGGGTGGCCACATCCCCAGCTCCcttgctactgctgctgctgctgctgctgctgttgctgctgctgttgctgccgcCGCGTGCCCCCCGCCGCGGCGCGCAGCCCAGCCCTCACCGGTTGGTCTCTTCATCTATCCACAGAAGACTTTGCGGGAGAGAACCCCCAGGTGCCCAAGCTTGAGAAGAGCATCAGCGGGACCAGCCCGAAGCGGGAACACCTGCCCCTGGCGGTGGGCATCGCCTTCTTCCTTATGACACTCTTGGCCTCCtagctctgtcccctccctggacTGGGGGGAGAGATGGACTGGACTGGGCCCCACTAGGGAGACTTTGGCCTCTCCATGGAAAGCCTAGCCCAGCAGCCTAGACCCTTCCTCCGAAGGCTGGAAGCGGGGTCTGCACCATACATCCGTGTCCGcccttctgccccctccctctgtgTAGGGCACTGTACCGGACCAGGCACAGGGACAGCCACGGGTCCCAGTGGCCTTGAGGTTCCGGTAATGTTTGGTACCAAACTGGGGGGCCATAAAAGGCAGTGCTCAGGACTCCCTGCCCCCGGGTACCTTTCTCTGTCCCCTGGTGCCCTCCTCTTTTGTCCCCCCAGAGAAACAAATGTGCCCCAGAGAGCAAACCGAAGCGTGGGAGACACCCCATCCCTCTCTTCCAGGGGCAGAACATGGGGAGGGGACTAGATGGGCGAGGGGATGGCATCACCTGCTACCCCTTCCCCTGTTTACAGCAATAAGCACgtcctccttcccccatccccactcccaggATTGTGGTTTGGACTGAATCCAAGTTTACAAGTTAGACACCCCTGGGGGGGGCAGTGGAAAAGGGTGACAGGGGTGGGCATTGGGGTGCCAGGCAGGCATGTACAGActctatatctctatatataaTGTACAGATGGACAGAGTCCCTCCCCCTCCTTACCGCCCTGACCTTCCTTGACTTCCCCTTCCaactcagaccccttccccaccagGCTAGGCCCCCCACTGGGGGTCCCCTGATCCCTCTTTTGTCTTCTGTGAAGACAAGACCTATGCAACGCACAGACACTTTTGGAGACCGTGAGACaacaacacccctcccctccagccctgaGCCAGGACCCAGCTCCCAGGACCTTCCCCGCTCACCCTCTGTGGTCCCCACCCATCCTCCTGGGCCTTTTTCAAGTGCTTTGGCTGTGACTTTCATACTCTGCTCttagtctaaaaaaaaaataaactggagaTAAAAATACCTGAGTGTGTGTGATTTCTAGGGGCCATAAGCCTTCTGTACACTGGTTTGACCCCCAAGTCACAGGGCCTGTGTCGGGGACGGGTTCTAGGGCCAAGGGGACAGCTGAACACCCTGTTCTGTACCGTGTCTGCCTTAAGGGGGCAGCTCTGCAGCTTTGTGTtctgctccccagcccagcctggatGACGCAGGGCAACCCATCCAGCTTCCTGAGCCTCAGGTGTCGCACCAGCAAGTCTGGGTTGCATGGCGTCTCTCTCGTCTCTCTGGGGTTAGTGTAAGGGGTGAGTGGCGGGAGCTTAAGGCTCCATATGTAacagtttcctccttttcttcccactcCAGGTTGTGGACCTAAACAGaaaaatttttcatctttatttttactcaCCTGAACTGAAATTTAACATTCTCATGTGTGTTTGGGCAACAAGCCACAGTGGTAACAATGCCTGTGACTTGGTGACTGACAGAAATCACAGGTGTTTTCAGGCTGCATCGTGGGTTTTGCCGATATCTTAAAGTGTTTGCTCTTAACACTACTTTTAAATGACTGTAGTCACTAGAGCTTCCTTGTTTTTACTGTGttaataaaaagcatatatagccctggctgatgtggctcagtggattgagtgctggcccgagaaccaaagggtcaccagttcaattcagacacatgcctgggttgtgggccaggtccccagtagggggtgtgcaagaggcaaccacacactgatgtttctctccttcttcctccccctctctctaaaaaaaaaatatatatatatatatatatatatatacacacacacacatatatatagcatATACATTATTATGCcacaaaagtaaatgttttaataacCGTTTCGATAAAATTAgtttactttgtaattttattttatttgtttaaaatattatagccCAAAAGGCTGGGAGTTCGCTGGTCCTGGGGCCGCACATACGACAGCACCCTGTATCCACCAAGGGGGGTgagaagacagaagggaaagTGGGGAGAAGTCCAGGCTTCTTCTGAGGAGCAGTAGCCCTGCCCAGGCCGTGTGAGGTCAGGGCTGTGCAGGTGGGCACTTCGTGGGGCGTGCTGATGGGAACCAAAACCTGCCCAGCCTTTGCTTGCCCAGCTGCCCCAGGGAGGGGTGTCTTTTTGTTCATTGCCAAGCTGTGCACCCTTGGGACTCCATCTCAGCCAGGCTCTCTAATTGGCACTGTGTGGGTAGGCTGCGTCCTGAGTGAGTGGCCCTCCTGGTGCCTCTGCGGCTCTCGCCAGCAGCACTGTGGGACTCCCTGGGCAGCAGAGGCTGTGTCTTCTCCCCTCTGCACTCAGGGGAAATGGAACGTCAGCTGTACCCTGGAGGGTGAACAGACGTCCCCCTGGCAGAGCGTGGAGGagttggggtgggagggcaggaggggaaagAACCGAGGACAGCCAGTGTGCCAGGCTGAGGCTCCCTCCCCCGAGGCAAGAACCCGGCTCATCCATCCAGTCATTCGTGGAGTCAGTCTGcgcttactgagcacctgctgagCGCTAGGCTCTACCTGTGTACTGGGGCCACAGAGAAGACAGTTGCTACCCTCACGTAagctcataatttaaaaaaaaaaagactttatttatttatttttagagagaggaagggagggagaaagagagagagaaacatccatccatgtgtggttgcctctcatgcgcccccctattggggacctggcccacgacccaggcacgtgtcctgactgggagtcaaactggtgactctggtTCGcgggatggcactcaatccagtgagctacaccagccggggcataagctcataattttgtaaaaagattttatttatttttagagagaggaagggagggagaaggagataaacatcaatgtgtggttgcctcttgcacaccccctactggggacctgggctgcaacccaggcatgcgccctgactgggaatcgaaccagtgacctttcagcttgcaggctggtactcagtccactgagccacaccagccagggtgacaacTTCTATGAAAATTTTTTACATCACTCTCCCTCCCGGCAATGTACCCACACTTTTCACTTCCCCCACAAGCgagcatctcctaaactctaagggaccccatgagacttgcaaccaggggagcaatgggcagcggTAGCTCCTTCCAGGCTAACCCCCTGACCCTGTCTCCAAGGTCACCTCCTGTCTGACTTCCCAGCGAGCtaaagcagccccaccttggctgaCTTCTTTCCTCTGACGTTTGCAGGGAGCCCAGGGAGAGCGCTGCTTAGGCTCTCTCCTGGTGCTGCCTCCGTCCCAGGCCCTTCCAcgtctcactgtccccagcttcaaTAAACGTGCTCTCAAAGTAAAAGTTCTCTGCAGGTTTGGGCGTTTCTCATCTCAACACCTACAGGGGCAGGCGCTGGAGAACACGCTGGGCTCAGCCCGtcctcaggcccagcagaggaggccccagcccaccctccatcccagaatttctcttcccccttcccccttctctccctccctccctcttgttCTAGATACTAAGGGGTTGGGAGTAGACTTGGGCCCAGTCCACACCTGTCCAGCCCAGAGCTACTCAGCCCCAAAGCCTTATATGTTCTCCCTCACCCTCCTTATTCTATCCAGTTGGCAAACTTGAGGCATGGGCTGGCCTGGGGGGGTCATGGTCATGGGCTGGATGTGATGGTGACATggctgggaggggacagggatTGGAATGAAGGGACATGAGCTAAGACCAGAGACATGGACTAGGATGGAGGGACACAGGTGTGGATAAAGGACATGAGCTTGATAGGGGCACAGACTGGCATGAAGggtaggtgggagtggtggggacacATGGGCAGGGTAGCCTGGGCCCTGGATGACAGGTTGGGGAGTGCGGCGCTGACTCAGGGAATAGTCCGGGGGTGCTGGGGCCAGGCACCCCAGAGACACTTCGGGCCTGCAGCAGGAAAAGCAGCTTTAGGCAGAACCTGGGGTTCTCCTGGCCTGGGATCTGACTCGGGGGAGTCTGGCCTCTGACTTGGGCGGGCCAGGGGGTGCagagactgcccctcccccaaaggaTCAGCACCAAATTCTTGGCTTTTACCGCAGCGTCTGGCCCAGGCTAATTACAGGGCTGTTGCCAAGCCTGGCTATAAAAGGGTGGATGAACCCGCCCAGGGACCTGGGAGAGCTCTGCTTAAGTGGCCTGGGGTCCCCCAACTGGCCCCTGAGAGACTGGTGTTGGCCAGGGGCACACTTCAATTCACACCCAGTCACATAACCTCACAACCTTCCAACCCCAGGCAGTCAATCAAACTCACTGCTGGGGCAGTGCGGGGGAGGCGAGGAGAAGACAGCCCTGAAGGGGCctcagaaaggaaggcaggggctTTGTTTACACAGCTGAAGTGGAAGGGGCCTCGCCAGGCCCGAGGGAGCAGCCCAGGCGCCTCAGGCTCACAGTCCACCTCCACCGCCCACACTGCGGGCGGGACCGCTGACACACCCCCTCCCCGCTtctacacacactcacacatgcatgtTCAACGCACTTCAAAGCCACACTCACCCATCACAGGCATCAGGCACACAGGGGAATGTCACAGCATCTAGCACACTCAGTAGAGGGGCTCGTAGGCACCCCAAACCACACCTGcacccagagtcacacaggaTGATGATGCACTTAGGAGCTGGCGTCTGACAGATGACAGCCACCAACACAGAGCATGTTGACAGTCCCACCTAAACACACAGTGTTTGTGTCAGAAGAGCAGCAGCCAGACCTAGTGGGCAAAGTCTGGAGTCCAGGGaagtcaggggagggaggaggcgggtGTGGGGCAGAACAGTACCACCTCCACACCCCCTGGGAACCAACAGGTCATGTCAACAGTCACACAGAACACAAAAACAACTCCTAGGGTGCCAAGGACGTACCCAGACATGGTTACTAACACAGGGTGAGTCAGGGGCTCCTCACTCACACCCACACGTAAGCAGAGACGGGGCCACACCAGGTGGTAGTTAGAGACCATGCCCGCCAGGtcctcccaggcccctgcaggcccctcccacccctgccctgtgctggtGGAGGGGGAGACCATGAAGGGGCTGAGCTTGGGACCAGGGAGAGCCTCTTTCCATACCACAGAcatgcctgcacacacacagacacacacactctgagcctggggaggggacCCAGGGAGAGATCGAGAGTGCTGGCCTACTCCACGTGGGGCCACGTCCCCACGTCTCCCTCTCTGGGCAGCAGCATGGTCCACTGTGAGCAGCGGCCAACCGTGCcattcccccccgccccgccccaggctcTGGTATGCAGCCCAGAATAAAAGGACCATTTGGCTGGGCCTGTGAACAGGGCTGTCAGGAAAGGATTTTGGAGAGATGAGAGGCTTGAGGGATGGTTGGCAGCTTGCCGTCTGTGTGGGTGTTGACTGGGGGGACCAGGAGCATAGACAGGCCCCTCAGAGGGATGGCATGACCAAAAGGTCAGAGGCTGTTATGTTTAGGTTTCATAATATAAGCAGTCACAAAAACATTCACACTCTCAACAGAGCACACCCTTTTCACACAGGGTGCCTTTATGCACTCCCACACCCTCCTGGGAGTCAGTCTGTGGTCTCCGAGCCGCCCAGGACTACCCTGCAGGCACCCTTCCCACAGGATCTGCGTGCAGGGCGCCCTCTtgagtttctctcacacatctgcGCTCGGACTGAGGGGCTGCCGGTTGTGGGCGCCCACAGTGAGGACCCATGGCAAGTGGACCTCTTCTCCAACAGGTGGCTGGGCAGCTGGGAGCACCTTCACAGCCCTGTGTTTTCTGAGCCTGGGGAGGGCGGGGTAGCCAGGAAGACTGGTGGCCCTGGGGGCTCAAAAGAGgccagatctctctctctctttttttagagatggattcttttctttccttccttccttcttccttcctccctccctccctccctccctccttccttccttccttccttccttccttccttccttccttccttccttccttccttccttccttcctctttctttctttcttctcacccAATGACATTCTTTCATtgctagagagagaaacatccatgggagagaaacatcagttggttgcttctcattcacatcccaaccagggatcgaacctgcaacctgggtgtaTTTCCTGatctgggattgaacccacaccccttcagttacaggatgatgccaaacaactgagccacactgtcagAGCCAGACCAGTTCTCTTTTAGCCAAAAGCACTTAAGCAGAAGCCTGAGTTCGTGGCCACCATGAACAGATCAACAACAACACGTGCTGGcgaggaagtggagaaaagggaaccctagtgcactgttggtgaacgtgtagactggtgcagccactgtggaaaacagtatggagtttcctcaaaaaattaaaaatagaaatgtctcaccctggctggtgtagctcagtggattgagctcgggcctgtgaaccaagggttgcaggtttgattcccagacagggcacatgcctgggctgcaggccaggttcccagtgtggggcatgcaagaggcaaccacacattgatgtttctctccctgtctcctcccttcccttccactctctctaaaagtaagtaaataaaacttaaaaaaaaaatagaactgtcttgccctgaccagtgtggctcagtgggttggacatcataccacaaagcaaaaggtcaccagtccaTCCCCTGGttaggacacaagcctgggttgcaggttgggtccctggctggggtgcatgcaagaggcaatgtttgactttggccaagatggaggcataggtagacacactgtgtctcctcgcacaaccaaaagaaggacaacaaatttaaaaacaaaaacaaccagaactgacagaaaattgaactgtatggaagtctgacaaccaaggagttaaagaaaaaacattcatccagacctgtgggagggggagagacaggcagccaggtgaaGAAGACTCTCAGACTGTGGACGGTGTGGTCCCACATTGTgcgcagataaaccgggaggaacaactggagaatgagacagactgcacaacccagggtcccagcgcagggaaataaagcctcaaaacactgattgaaaacacctgtggggggtgaggcagaagcaggagaaactcccagactcacaggagagttccctggagagacccacagggtcctagaatgtacacaagtccacccactgggaaccagcaccagaagggcccactttgcttgtgggaagtgggggaagtgactgaaaccaggcacagagcagagcaagtgccactgttccctctcagacccctcccccaaatacagcaCAACAACCCAgcacgtgggttgccccgccctgttgagcacctaaggctctgcccctcgctACATAATaggcacgtcaagacaaaaaaaaaaaaaggcccaaatgaaagaacatatcaaaactccagaaaaaatataactaagcaacaaagagatagctaacatatcagatgcacagttcaaaacactggtaatcaggatgctcacagaattggttgaattggttgcaaattagatgaaaatatgaaggttatgccaagtgaaataaaggaaaatgtacagggaacagcataatcaataaaacattaaaaaataaaaacaaacaaaaagaggcaatgtttctcacatcaatgcttccctctctttctccctcctttcccatgtctctaaacactaaataaattaaatcttcttaaaaatatattttatcgattatgctattacagttgtcccatttccccccttcactcccctccaccctgtattccacctcctacccacattctgcccctttagttcatgtccatgggttgtacatataagttctttggcttctacatttcctatattattcttaccctccccctttttattttctacctaccatctatgctacttattctctgtaccttttccccttctttccccctcccactcctctgttgataacactccatgtgatctccatttctgtggttctgttcctgttctagttgtttgcttagtttgcttttttgttttaggttcagttgttgtagttgtgagtttgttgccattttactgttcatattttttatcttctttttcttagataaatccctttaacatttcatataataagggcttagtgatgatgaattcctctaacttgaccttatctgagaagcacttgatctgctcttccattctaaatgaaagctttgctggatagagtaatcttggatgtaggtccttgcctttcatgacttggaatacttctttccaccctcttcttgcctgcaagatctcttttgagaaaccagctgacagtctgatgggaactcctttgtaggttactgtctccttatctcttgctgcttctaggattctctcctttgttttaatcttgggtaatgtaattatgatgtgccttgatgtgttcctccttgggtccaccttctttgggactctctttgggagcttcctggacttcctggaagtctatttcctttgccagattggggaagttctcctttattatttgttcaaataacttttctacttgttgctcttcctcttctccttcttggtactcctataattcggatgttggaacatttaaagatgtcctggaggttcctaagcctctccttatttttttgaattcttgtttctttattcttttctggctggatgtttctttcttccttctggtccactccattgatttgagtcccagtttccttcttatcactattggttccctgtacatttttctttatttcacttagcatgcctttcattttttcacctaatttgtgaccaaattcaaccaattctgtgagcatcctgattaccagtgttttgaactatgcatctgatacattagctatctctttgttgcttagttatattttttctggagttttgatatgttctttcatttgggccatttttttttttgtctcgatgtgcctgttacatagtgaggggcagagtcttagatGCCCaacagggcggggcaacccacgtcgCTGGGTTGTTGTGctgtctgtggggcaggggtctgagagggaacagtggcacttgctctgctctgtgcctggtttcagtcacttcccctacttcccacaagcaaagtgggctcttctggtgctgattcccaggtgggtggacttgtgtacaATCTAGGACCCTGtcggtctctccaaggaactctcctgtgagtctgggagtttctcctgcttctgcctcaccccccacaggtgttttcaatcagaggtttgaggctttatttctctgggatggggccctgggttgcgcagtccatcctgctccctagttgttcctcctagtttatctgcacgcgAATGTGGAACCGCCCAGTCtgcaatctgctgcctcactgggtccgccagccgccttgcccaccctggtcatctagctgccaccttgctgagagtcctcttcacctggctgcctgtctctgcccctcctaccagtctggatgaatgtgttttcttcaacttctttgttgttggacttccatacagttcaattttctgtcagttctggttgttttttgtttttaaattattgttgtccttcttttggttgtgtgaggaggcagaatGTGCCTCTCTACGCctgcatcttggctggaagtcctaagtaaatgaaatctttaaaaaaataaaaataaaaatggaactgcctttgacccagcaattccacttctgaggtTATATCCTAAAATATCTAAAACAccagtttgaaagaatatacacagccttatgttcatagcagcattatttacaatagctaagatctggaaacagcccaagtacccatcagtagatgagtggataaaaaagctgtggtctttttcttaaaaaaaaaaaagatttt
This portion of the Phyllostomus discolor isolate MPI-MPIP mPhyDis1 chromosome 14, mPhyDis1.pri.v3, whole genome shotgun sequence genome encodes:
- the EFNA3 gene encoding ephrin-A3 isoform X1; its protein translation is MAAAPLLLLLLLLVPVPLLPLLAQGPGGALGNRHTVYWNSSNQHLRREGYTVQVNVNDYLDIYCPHYNSSGPGGGAEQYVLYMVSRAGYHACNASQGFKRWECNRPHAPHSPIKFSEKFQRYSAFSLGYEFHAGHEYYYISTPTHNLHWKCLRMKVFVCCASTSHSGEKPVPTLPQFTMGPNVKINVLEDFAGENPQVPKLEKSISGTSPKREHLPLAVGIAFFLMTLLAS
- the EFNA3 gene encoding ephrin-A3 isoform X2 gives rise to the protein MAAAPLLLLLLLLVPVPLLPLLAQGPGGALGNRHTVYWNSSNQHLRREGYTVQVNVNDYLDIYCPHYNSSGPGGGAEQYVLYMVSRAGYHACNASQGFKRWECNRPHAPHSPIKFSEKFQRYSAFSLGYEFHAGHEYYYISTPTHNLHWKCLRMKVFVCCASKDFAGENPQVPKLEKSISGTSPKREHLPLAVGIAFFLMTLLAS